Proteins from a genomic interval of uncultured Desulfuromusa sp.:
- a CDS encoding TIGR03013 family XrtA/PEP-CTERM system glycosyltransferase: MIRPKYYIIILDIIFAIICLLCAYLVRFGNTDSLNMLLAGGLIRVVGYLVVVFLTSYFLDLFNFQLFANRKLIAQRVLLAALLSFLILSALFYMFPGLRFWRGVLVLVLFFNALSQIASRYLISKFTRASMFANRILIVGAGELAQSISEIVPEDHNIHSYVRFIACTKRKPVVDPKLIVGNMEQINELVHDYRPQKLIIALNERRGNLPLSKLMQSKLRGVEILDATTYFEQVKGCLLVENMQPSVFIYTHRFRMTPFMRSYKRIYDLVFSVIGLIISAPFFPILTILIKLDSPGPVFYKQLRVGENEVEYFVYKFRTMAQDAEKETGAIWAQKSDPRVTRIGQFLRKTRIDEIPQLINVLKGEMSFIGPRPERMAFVERLKETIPFYSTRHFVKPGVTGWAQVCYPYGASDEDALEKLRYDLFYIKNYSIFLDFKIILDTIRVVTSGFGGR, from the coding sequence ATGATCAGACCTAAATACTACATCATTATTCTTGATATAATTTTCGCAATTATTTGTTTGCTTTGCGCGTATTTAGTGAGATTTGGGAATACTGACAGCTTAAATATGCTCTTAGCTGGTGGGCTAATCAGGGTTGTTGGTTATCTCGTTGTGGTGTTTCTTACGTCGTATTTTTTAGATCTTTTTAACTTTCAGCTATTTGCTAATCGTAAATTAATTGCTCAACGGGTGTTGCTGGCAGCCTTGCTTTCTTTTCTTATCCTCTCTGCTCTATTTTATATGTTTCCTGGTTTGCGATTCTGGCGTGGTGTTTTAGTTCTGGTTTTATTTTTTAATGCTTTGAGTCAGATCGCTTCCCGGTATTTAATTAGTAAATTTACTCGTGCTTCTATGTTTGCCAATCGGATTCTTATCGTAGGAGCCGGTGAGTTGGCTCAGAGTATTTCAGAAATTGTTCCAGAAGATCATAATATTCATAGTTATGTCAGATTTATTGCTTGCACAAAAAGAAAACCTGTTGTCGACCCGAAGTTGATAGTTGGAAATATGGAGCAGATAAATGAGCTAGTTCATGACTATCGGCCTCAAAAGCTTATTATTGCACTTAATGAGCGCAGGGGGAATTTACCGCTAAGCAAGCTGATGCAAAGTAAATTGCGTGGAGTTGAAATTCTTGATGCAACAACATATTTCGAGCAGGTAAAAGGCTGTTTATTGGTAGAAAATATGCAACCTAGTGTTTTTATTTACACGCATAGGTTTCGTATGACCCCATTTATGCGTAGTTATAAGAGAATTTATGATCTTGTTTTTTCTGTTATAGGTCTCATAATTTCAGCTCCTTTTTTTCCTATATTGACCATATTGATTAAGTTGGATTCTCCGGGGCCTGTTTTTTATAAGCAATTGAGAGTTGGTGAAAATGAAGTTGAATATTTTGTCTACAAATTCAGGACGATGGCGCAGGATGCAGAGAAAGAAACCGGGGCGATCTGGGCTCAAAAGAGTGATCCACGGGTTACTCGAATTGGACAGTTTCTACGCAAAACGAGGATTGATGAAATACCGCAGCTTATCAATGTTTTAAAGGGGGAAATGAGTTTTATCGGGCCTCGGCCAGAGCGGATGGCATTTGTTGAGCGGTTGAAGGAAACAATACCTTTTTATTCAACACGCCACTTTGTTAAGCCTGGAGTGACAGGCTGGGCACAAGTTTGTTATCCTTATGGGGCTTCTGATGAAGACGCTTTGGAAAAGTTACGTTATGATCTGTTTTATATTAAAAATTACTCTATATTCCTCGATTTTAAAATTATTTTAGATACAATCCGGGTTGTTACTTCGGGTTTTGGAGGTCGGTAA
- a CDS encoding polysaccharide biosynthesis/export family protein yields the protein MKKKIICCFLVSLGIFCISGLVVAADYLIGKGDVLEVSVWGVPEMSRSVTVRPDGKITLPAVGDVSADRTTPSELSITISQKMKEYIKQPIVTVSVEQIINNRVYITGGGASRVFDMAKETTLLKLLSELGDLSAVDLRRAYLSRNSEKINTDFYALYYDGDMSQDIMLLAEDIIFIPSNRLNMIYVMGAVMTPQSLQFYEGMKVMDAILAAGGFTEFAKEGSVFVIGKDKVKRQIDLKKVTRGKDISANVALKPGDYVIVEESIF from the coding sequence TTGAAAAAAAAAATCATTTGTTGTTTTTTGGTTTCATTAGGGATTTTTTGTATTTCTGGTTTAGTTGTTGCTGCAGATTATTTAATTGGCAAAGGTGACGTTCTGGAGGTTTCTGTCTGGGGCGTTCCTGAGATGAGTCGTTCCGTGACTGTGAGGCCTGATGGGAAAATCACTTTACCTGCAGTTGGCGATGTGTCGGCTGACAGGACAACTCCATCTGAATTGAGCATAACAATATCTCAAAAGATGAAAGAGTATATTAAACAACCCATTGTCACGGTTTCGGTAGAACAAATTATCAATAATCGGGTTTATATTACCGGAGGTGGTGCTTCTCGTGTTTTTGATATGGCAAAAGAGACAACGCTGCTCAAACTGTTGAGTGAACTTGGTGATTTGTCAGCTGTCGATTTACGTCGTGCCTATCTTTCTCGTAATAGTGAGAAAATCAATACCGACTTTTATGCCCTCTATTATGATGGCGATATGTCTCAGGACATTATGCTTCTGGCAGAAGATATAATTTTTATTCCAAGTAATCGGCTTAATATGATTTATGTTATGGGGGCGGTGATGACACCTCAGAGTCTTCAGTTTTATGAAGGAATGAAAGTGATGGATGCTATTCTTGCTGCAGGTGGGTTTACAGAGTTTGCAAAAGAGGGAAGTGTCTTTGTTATTGGCAAAGATAAAGTCAAACGCCAGATTGATTTAAAGAAGGTGACTAGAGGAAAAGATATCAGCGCCAATGTTGCTTTAAAGCCTGGCGACTATGTTATTGTTGAAGAAAGTATTTTCTAG